CGGTGAGCGGGAAGATCCGCCGCGCCGAGCTGCGCGCCACCCAGAAGCAGTAGGCGGCGCGCAGGGCAGGGGACGGACTACTTCAGCCAGTCCGAGTGCACGAAGCCGGCGTCGGGCTTGTCCCGGCGCTGGTAGGTGTGCGCGCCGAACGCGTCGCGCTGGGCCTGGGTGAGGTTCTGTGGCAGCTCCGGGCTGCGGTAGCTGTCCAGGTACGCCAGGCTGCTGCTGAACACCGGCACGGGGATGCCCGCCTTCGTCGCGACGCCCACGAGCTTGCGCCACGCCGGGGCCATCTTGTCCAGCACGGGCGCGAAGGCCTCCGACACCATCAGGTTGGGCAGCGTGGGCTGCTGCTGGAAGGACTCGCGCAGCGGGGTGAGCAGCTTCGCGCGGATGATGCAGCCGCCCCGCCAGATGCGCGCCATCTCCGCCAGCGACACGCCCCACTTGTACTCGTCCGACGCCGCCTGGATGAGCCGCATGCCCTGCGCGTACGTCACCACGCGCGCCGCGTAGAGCGCGTCATGCGCCCACTGCGCCAGCTCCTTCTTCTCCTCCGAGGACAGGGAGACGTCGGGGCCGTGGAGCTTCTGGCTCGCGGCCACGCGCTCGTCCTTGCGCGAGGACAGGTTGCGCGCGTCCAGCGCGGACGCGATGGAGGGCACCGGCACGCCCAGGTCCAGCGCCACCTGCACCGTCCACTTGCCCGTGCCCTTCTGGCCGGCCTTGTCCAGCACCATGTCCACCAGCGGCTTGCCCGTCTCCGGGTCGCGCTTGCGCAGCACCTTGATGGTGGTCTCCAGGAGGAACGACTCGGCGATGCCCTCGTTCCACTTGCTGAACAGGTCCGCCAGCGTCGCGGTGTCCAGGCCCAGGCCGCGGCGGAGCACGTCGTACGTCTCCGCGAGCAGTTGCATGTCCGCGTACTCGATGCCGTTGTGCACCATCTTCACGAAGTGGCCCGCGCCCTCCGGGCCCACGTGGGTGACGCACAGGCCCTCTTCACTGCGCGCGGCGATGGCCTCCAGCACCGGCTGCACCAGCGCGTACGCGTCCTTGGGACCGCCGGGCATGATGGACGGGCCGTGGCGCGCGCCCTCCTCGCCGCCGGACACGCCGATGCCCAGGAAGTGGAAGCCCTTCTCCTTGCACAGGGCCTCACGGCGGCGCGTGTCCAGGTACCAGGAGTTGCCCGCGTCCATGATGACGTCGCCGGGCGACAGGAGCGGGAACAGCCGCTCCATCATCTCGTCCACGGGGGCGCCCGCGGTGATCATCAGGAGGATGCGGCGCGGGCGCTCCAGGCCGGCGACGAACTTCTCCAGCTCCGGGAAGCCCTGCAGCGCCTGCTTCGGGTTCTCCTTCTGGACCTGCTGGAGCTTCTCCGGGTGGCGGTCCCACACGGCGACGCGGAAGCCGTGGTCCGCGATGTTGAGGGCGAGGCTCGCGCCCATCACGCCCATGCCCGCCACGCCGAACTGCGCCGGCTTCGTCTGTTCGCTCATTGTTCCCTCCAGAGAGGCCGCCTCACCCGTGGGCGGCGGGATCCAACATCCACTGCGTGTTCGTCACGTGCGACGCGGGCAGGGACATATCGCCCGCGAGGATGCGCCGCATGGCGTCCCGCTTGCCCTCGCCGGCCACCAGCCCCAGCACCGCCCCCGCGCCCTGAAGCACGGGAAAGGTCAGCGTCATCCGCCACGGCGGCGGCTTGGCGCTCTGCTCCACCGCCAGCACCCGCCGCGTGCGCTCCTGGAGCGCCGGGTGGCCGGGCATCAGGCTCGCGGTGTGGCCGTCCTCGCCCACGCCGATGAGCACCACGTCCAGCTTCGCGGGCAATGTCTTCTCGTAGTCGCGCGCGGCGGCGTCGCGGTCCGTGCGCTCGCCCTGCATGCGGAACACCTGCGCGTCCGGCAGCTTCAGTGGCGAAAGCAGCGACTGCTTCACCAGCAGGTAGTTGCTGTCCTCGTGGTCGGGCGGCACGAAGCGCTCGTCCACGAAGTACACGTCCACGCGCTCCCAGGGGAGCTTGTGGTCCGCGAGCAGCCGGTACGCGGGCTTGGGCGTGTTGCCGCCCGACAGGGCCAGGCTCACGCGGTCCTTCGTCGCGAGCGCCTGGGTCAGCTCGCGCGCCATCCAGTCCGCGGCCTCGCGGGCGAGCCGGTCGGAGGGAACGATGAGGGGCTGGCTCATAGCGTGGACCACCGCCGGCCGTTCTTCGCGGGCAGCGCGTCCGCGGCGTCGGGGCCCTTGCTGCCCTTGGCGTAGGTGTGGACCGTGCCGCCTTCGTCCGTCTCCAGCGCCTTCAGGATGGGCGTGATGTAGCTCCATGCCTGCTCCACGCTGTCCTGGCGCGCGAAGAGGGTGGCGTTGCCGCGCATGCAGTCCAGGAGCAGCCGCTCGTACGCCTCCGGCACGGGCTTCTTGAAGCTCTCCGCGTAGTCCATGTCCATGGTGACGCCGCCGATGTTGACGTCCTCGCCGGGGATCTTGGACTCGAAGGACAGCGCGATGCCTTCGTGCGGCTGGATGCGCAGCGTGAGCACGTTGGGCTGCAGCCGCTGGCAGGTGGCGCCGCCGCCGCTGAACAGGCCGATGGGCACCGACTTGAAGTGGATGGACACCTCCGTCAGGCGCTTCTTCAGGTTCTTGCCCGCGCGCAGGTAGAAGGGCACGCCCTGCCAGCGCCACGAGTCGATGTTCATCTTCATCGCCACGTAGGTCGGCGTGCGCGAGCCCTTCTTCACGCCCTTCTCGTCCTGGTAGCCCTCGTACTGGCCCACCACCACGTGCTGGGGCACCTCGCCGCCTTCCACGGGGCGCAGCGCGCGGAAGACCTTGTTCTTCTCATCGCGGATGTCCTCCGCGGCGAAGGACACCGGGGGCTCCATGGCGCACAGGGCCAGCACCTGGAGCAGGTGGTTCTGCACCATGTCCCGGATGACGCCCGTCTCGTCGTAGAAGCCGCCGCGGCCCTCCACGCCAATGGCCTCCGCCGCGGTGATTTCCACGTGGTCGATGTGCTGGCGGTTCCAGAGCGGCTCGAAGATGGCGTTGGCGAAGCGGAACACCAGGATGTTCTGCACCGTCTCCTTGCCCAGGTAGTGGTCGATGCGGAAGATCTGCTTTTCGTCCAGCGCCGAGCCCAGCGTCTTGTTGAGGGCCCTGGCGCTCTCCAGGTCGTGGCCGAAGGGCTTCTCGATGATGAGCCGGCTCCAGGGCTTCTCTCCCGGCTGCTCCTCGCGCTTGATCAACCCCGCGCCGGAGAGGCTCTGGATGATCTGCGGGAACGTGGAGGCCGGGGTGGCCATGTAATAGAGCTTGTTGCCGTCCGTCTTGTGGCGCTTGGAGATGTCCTGGAGCTTCTGGCCCAGGCGCTTGAAGGCCTCCGCGTCGTCGTAGCCGCCGGAGGCGGTCTCGATGGTCTCCGTGAAGCGCTTCACCGCGGCTTCATCCAGGGGCTGCGTGCGGGCGAACTTCTTCAGGCCCTCCTTCACGTGCTCGCGGAAGGGGCCGTCCTCCAGCTTGGAGCGGCTGTAGGCGACGATGGCGAAGTTCTCGGGGAGCAGGCCGGCGCGGGCGAGCTCGAAGAGGGCGGGGAATAGTTTGCGTTCGGCCAGGTCGCCCGTGGCACCGAAGAGGACCAGGGTGCAGGGGTCCGGGCGCCCCGCGCTGAACACCGGTTCGCCCTCTCGGGGATGGGTTTCGATGTGCACTCCCTGCGCGTCCATGCGGTTCTCCCTCCGGGTTCGCCGGGCACCTTAAGGCGCTAATCTGGCGGCCCTGCAAGCGCATTGCAGGAGAATGACGCGGGCCTGACGTCTTGCCTGCCCCGGCGCTCGGGCGCTCCGCTGGCCGCGCTCGGGCTCCTCCGGTGAGCGCACGGGCGGCCGGGCGTGAGGGGGCGGTGGGAACATGGTACTCCTGGCGGCGAACCTGACGCCCCTGGCGTCGCGCTGAACGGAGTCCTCCCCTCTCGCATGCGCTACGTCGTCTCGCTGTGGTTCTTCGCGCTGTTCCTGGTCACCGCGCCCCTCCTCTTCACGTTGGGCGCGGTGTTGTTCGTGGTGGCGTACCCGCTGGACCCGAACCGCCAGTGGCTGCACGTGCTGGTGTGCCGCTGGTGCTACGGGCTGTGGCTGCACGCGTCCCCCGGCTGGCGCGTGCGGGTGGAGGGACGGGAGCTGTTGCCCAAGGGGCCGTGCGTCTACGTCGTCAATCACCAGTCGTTCGCGGACATCCTGGCGGTGATGGGGCTGTTCACGCCGTACAAGTTCGTGGCGAAGGCGTCGCTGTTCCGCACGCCGCTGGTGGGCTGGATGATGACGCTGCTGGGCTACGTGCCCATCGTGCGCGGCAGCTCCACGTCCATGGAGCAGCTCCTGGGGCCCTGCCGCCGGTGGCTTCGCAAGGGCATCCCGGTGCTCATCTTCCCGGAGGGCACCTATTCGGCCGGGGAGCTGTTGCCCTTCAAGCGCGGCGCGTTCCAGCTGGCGCTGGAGGAGCACGTGCCGGTGGTGCCGGTGCTGGTGCGCGGCACGCGGGAACTGGTGGATGGGGATGGGCCGTGGATGAG
The sequence above is drawn from the Corallococcus sp. NCRR genome and encodes:
- the gndA gene encoding NADP-dependent phosphogluconate dehydrogenase, with protein sequence MSEQTKPAQFGVAGMGVMGASLALNIADHGFRVAVWDRHPEKLQQVQKENPKQALQGFPELEKFVAGLERPRRILLMITAGAPVDEMMERLFPLLSPGDVIMDAGNSWYLDTRRREALCKEKGFHFLGIGVSGGEEGARHGPSIMPGGPKDAYALVQPVLEAIAARSEEGLCVTHVGPEGAGHFVKMVHNGIEYADMQLLAETYDVLRRGLGLDTATLADLFSKWNEGIAESFLLETTIKVLRKRDPETGKPLVDMVLDKAGQKGTGKWTVQVALDLGVPVPSIASALDARNLSSRKDERVAASQKLHGPDVSLSSEEKKELAQWAHDALYAARVVTYAQGMRLIQAASDEYKWGVSLAEMARIWRGGCIIRAKLLTPLRESFQQQPTLPNLMVSEAFAPVLDKMAPAWRKLVGVATKAGIPVPVFSSSLAYLDSYRSPELPQNLTQAQRDAFGAHTYQRRDKPDAGFVHSDWLK
- the pgl gene encoding 6-phosphogluconolactonase; amino-acid sequence: MSQPLIVPSDRLAREAADWMARELTQALATKDRVSLALSGGNTPKPAYRLLADHKLPWERVDVYFVDERFVPPDHEDSNYLLVKQSLLSPLKLPDAQVFRMQGERTDRDAAARDYEKTLPAKLDVVLIGVGEDGHTASLMPGHPALQERTRRVLAVEQSAKPPPWRMTLTFPVLQGAGAVLGLVAGEGKRDAMRRILAGDMSLPASHVTNTQWMLDPAAHG
- the zwf gene encoding glucose-6-phosphate dehydrogenase, which encodes MDAQGVHIETHPREGEPVFSAGRPDPCTLVLFGATGDLAERKLFPALFELARAGLLPENFAIVAYSRSKLEDGPFREHVKEGLKKFARTQPLDEAAVKRFTETIETASGGYDDAEAFKRLGQKLQDISKRHKTDGNKLYYMATPASTFPQIIQSLSGAGLIKREEQPGEKPWSRLIIEKPFGHDLESARALNKTLGSALDEKQIFRIDHYLGKETVQNILVFRFANAIFEPLWNRQHIDHVEITAAEAIGVEGRGGFYDETGVIRDMVQNHLLQVLALCAMEPPVSFAAEDIRDEKNKVFRALRPVEGGEVPQHVVVGQYEGYQDEKGVKKGSRTPTYVAMKMNIDSWRWQGVPFYLRAGKNLKKRLTEVSIHFKSVPIGLFSGGGATCQRLQPNVLTLRIQPHEGIALSFESKIPGEDVNIGGVTMDMDYAESFKKPVPEAYERLLLDCMRGNATLFARQDSVEQAWSYITPILKALETDEGGTVHTYAKGSKGPDAADALPAKNGRRWSTL
- a CDS encoding lysophospholipid acyltransferase family protein → MRYVVSLWFFALFLVTAPLLFTLGAVLFVVAYPLDPNRQWLHVLVCRWCYGLWLHASPGWRVRVEGRELLPKGPCVYVVNHQSFADILAVMGLFTPYKFVAKASLFRTPLVGWMMTLLGYVPIVRGSSTSMEQLLGPCRRWLRKGIPVLIFPEGTYSAGELLPFKRGAFQLALEEHVPVVPVLVRGTRELVDGDGPWMSPRATVTVQVMPALPPETFGPDSAALATRVREQYVEALARVG